taaaatcttgtccctgatgtcctttgacagctctttggtcttgcccATGGTAGTGAAGAGGTTggaatggaagatacagattCTATGAACAGGAGTCTTTTATACACACAGTGAACTGAAATTAGGAGTATCTTCTTAAAATGACAGGACAAATCTGTGTTCGACGTGTGCACATAACCAATCTGTGGGAGCCAAAATTCCTGCTGGTtggtaggggatcaaatacttatttgacttaatctttttttaacatttgtatgctgtttttttctggattttttgtttgatattctgtctctatcagttaaaataaacctaccataaaaatgataaagtgggcaaacttacaaaatcagcaggggatcaaataattatttctcCCCACTGTATCTAAATTGAAGTTACACTTAAAAATAGGTTAGTCTAACCAAAGACGAACATTGTTTTGGAACGTCAAGCAGATCCCCACCATCTTGGACTAGATGATCTGCCAGTGCTAACTAGTGATCGaccgatattgattttttttttttaataaccgATACCAATTATTTGCGTGTGTACGTGCCCGATAACCGATATGCAGAAccgatatttatttactgttataaagtaaataaatgactgaaagGAGGAAAAACCAAAGTGAAATATGGATTTACTTCACTCGGTTAtcttatttgttattaaatttatgttatgttaaatcttaatatttgttgtatggctgtattatttaattcatgcaAAGTTACGTCTTTATTTGGAGAGGACTTGACGGATTAGCCGACTTCACGAGACTAATGATGATCATAGacaacagagagagaattaaattcagcacttttatttccaacatgcgCTTATTCATGGCTACATATTATTTAAATCGGGCAAAAGTCTTTATTGGGACAGACTGATGGATTATGTTACGTGACTCTGTGAGTTCGTCTCTATTTCCTAGAGCCAAGCTGTATAAATTGCATATCAGGCATTAATGTAATTCATCTAATTTGATGGCTGTTATGTTAAATAAGGTTTACTAACTAGAGCAAATCAAGTAGGCTACCTGTGCACACCGTTGTTATTGTCTCGTCTCCCCTCAGACGCGATGCAATGACGATCCTGCGTGCAATTCTCAAAACACCCACAAGATAGCGGCATTTTTCTGTGAATCCAATATTACAAAACCGATATCCGATTATggtaaaatgcttaaatatcgGGAAAATATCTGTAAATCAATATATCGGTCGATCTCTAGTGCTAACCAGAATGACCTAGATGTCAACCATATCGTAGTCCAGCTCATCAACCACCTAAACCAACTTTGATCAGCTACTGACTATAAATGACCAAGTTAGACATGAAAATATGGTTTATCTGGATCCTCCTTTTCCTAATAATTTCATGTGACCAAACTCATGTTTCTGGGCATTGAGTTTGTAGACCAGGACTCGCCTCACAAATCCGTGTAATGGTGCCCAGGTTCTTGCGCACTTGGAAGAGACGTGTTGGAGGTGCGGTTGCCTGTCCTCCCTTTCTAGAAGTCCCGTTCTTGTACACGATCAGAGGCTTGTCTTTGAAGAGGCTCAGCAAATGAGGTGGTTCTTTTCCTTGAGTCACTCGCACCTGAATGGACATGGAATGGGGAATAGGGTTGCAAAAAGTTGGAAAATTTCAGAAACTTTCCATAAATTTTGGAAACTTTCTGGGATTTTTTGGAATCTTCCTGGGATTTTTAGAAAGTTTCCGGAAATTTTCCACCCCTTTGCAACCTAAATGGGGAACCATGGTAAGAAAACGACAGTGGCCTAGTTGTGTTTTCTTTTCAGTCAGGGCTGCTGAACATCTTTGAAGCCCTACATATCTAGTCCGTTATCCAGCCCCAGTTACAGTCAGTAAATTAGTATATAGATAAAATTCAAATCCCACTCACCTGAACAGCTTTTCCTCCCAGCGAATGGTCCAGTTCAACAGTGAGAAAGGCTGAAGCTGTCAGTTCATCTATTGTGCTGCTGGAACCTTGCCTGAGGGTGAAAACATAGAGCGATAAGCCTTATTTGATTCTTTTTGTGTATGATTTGACTCCTCCTCTGGAAACTATCTACTTCAATGAGGCATACCAGGTGTAAATGATTTCTCCTTTGGTGTAggtatataaaatgatatagcAGTCCCCTCCATAGAACTGGCCATATGTCTCTGGGTCAACAGGAACCTTGGTATCACCTGTGGTATTACCACACTCCACCCTCCAAATCTGTGAAACAAGACCAGATTAAGAATATCCATTAACTATATTTACATGTTGGGACATAATATAGAACAATCTGTAATTGCTGTGCAATGACAATCCACGTGACCAATTTGAACCTGTTTCCGAAATCTGCATGGTGACATCTTAAAATGACTGCATTTCACTGAACAGCGGAAAATGTGACCACACAAAAATCATTCAGCAGCTTATCTTCTAGTTTAATTTTGAGTGTCATTTTGACAGTAAGATGTTCATCTTCTGCTATGCCAAACGCCAGCACAGTTGAACTTTTACAATCTCTGATCTCTTGTATGCAAATTGTTACCTGTGTTTTTCCAGTGCCATTATCAACCATGTTGTACTGAGCAGCCATTTGATTAGACTTGTGCAGCTTGGAGGCATCAAACACTTCTTGCTTAATCTTGGCGATCCGCTCAGTGACATACACTCTGCCTAGACCCTCAGCCTGGTCCTTCTCTTTCCAGGTTTTGAAAAACTGCTTAAAGATGGGCATCTCTCCACCCTCTGGAAGGACCTGGATCTGTGTACAAGGACGAAAAGACCTGGgtgaatattatacattttcccTGTctgaaaaaagtgcaaaaatagTATCTCTTAGGCATACAACATCTTGGAGCAATCATCTACCCCTGATATACCCTTAAGGTACTACTATGAACCTTccagtcctgctcctggagggttGACATCCTGTAGATTTtggctccaaccagctccaaacaCTTGCCCAGAAGTTTCTTGTGATTCTAAAGACCTTGATTTAGCTGGTTTAGGTGTATTTATTTacggttggagctaaactcttcaagacagtggccctccaggatcaggtttggacacccctgtttTAGGGGTATACGAAGTTGTCCCTTTTAAGGGTACTGCTCCAGAGacagcttttttgtttgtttgtttttttctgacagtTTTGCTACATCCAACTATGGTTGGTATGATCACTCGTTCAAGTGAATGTAATTGATAATGCAACAAAACATGTAGACATATCTAATGTTTCTGAACCTGGGTGTTGGCAGGATATCCCATCTGCTTAATGAAGCCCTCAGCTGTATTCATGGCCTCCTTCCTTTCATCTGGATTTGCGTTGCGGCCTAGATCATCACAAAATAAGGTCAAGGAATCTCAGTAAGATGGTTACACAACTCTTTCATTTAACGGATTCAGTTTACCAATACCTTTCCACACAAAGATCATTTTGCTTTTTCCATGGTCCAGAATGAAGCATTCCTCAGACAACAGTTCACTCTGGTTAAACGGATTTTCATCTGACACAAGCGACACTTGCATTTTCCCTGTTGCATCTGATACCTGTAATGTgcaattgtatttaaataatatccTGTTACATTTCCATTGTGCATGTGCCTGTGTGCATGTGTCTATTCGATTTGCATATAGAAGAATTAGACTGAAGTTTATAGACTTGTTTACCATGAAAAGTTTGGCCATTTTCCTGTTTGACATGTCTGCAACCACATCCTCATTATCGTCACCTTCAGGGATTTCAGGCTTCTCACCGAGAACCTGTGATGTGCAAAGACAAGgtataaaaatgtcaaacattCCAGCTAAACCTGATATCGTACTGCCTATAGCAAACATTGCTTTAACTGTAACATTCTTAGTGGTGAAGGGTGAGTGCTCACCCTTCACCACTAagaattttacagttaaagctggtaaaaaaaatatgctCTAAATAGTTCTCCCGGATGCTTAAGATTGTGTTGCATGCATATTCTCTTATACTTAAGACGTTTGATGGGCATTTTTATTTGATACCTTCATCATCGCTGCAGGCTCATGTCCATCCTCTACAACCACCAGCTGAGCTCGTCCGTTCCTCTCGTTGTCTCGGATGCCAGTAGCTACCTGTGCAGCTTTGAGGCGCTCAAACTTGTTGCACTTAGACCCACACCATTGGTAGATCATCTAGTTTCAGAAATCTGTTTAATTGGTGGAGATCCTAGCAATACATGCTCATGTTTGTTATGTGTACAATAGCAGACTTCCTAGGAATACCATTGGCCTCTGTTTTGTTCTTGGTAATTATATGCATGACAAGATTTcttaagaaaacatttttgtcGCCTCTACCTTTGAAAATACTACAATATAGTTGTTTTTACACTCTCATTGTGGAATGGTATGAGTCAGGATTTGTCTGTTCTGTTTATTTCACTGTGGTTCTTTTGGAGAAGTGAGAGAGTACAGCACTAAGTGTGCTGTCAAATGGTATTGTCACATTTAATCTTCCTGCAAACTATCCTATGTAATTCATGGTCTGCAAGAGCCTGTTAGTAGCTTAAAAGATGCTTCTTTTGTTAGGCGTGAGATGTGGTTCAGCCCTTGTGCTCTCACAACATTTGCTCTACACAGTATGTTGACAGTCAGTAATTTGCGATCCAATTATCAAACCCACCCAAAGTGCATACAGAGaggatattaaataaactcTGCACAAGTGAACCAGCCAGTTATTGTCTATGGAAAATGAAGTGTAATACATGGCATTTCTTTAGAGATTCTATCTGGATTCTCCTAACTGAGActacttattttattatatttgtactttttaactgtataagGTTTGAAGGGTGAAAAAGTTTGTAGATTATTActcaaaaaatgcatttttgtaagtcAGTTAGTAATCAAAGGTGATTCCCTTCCTTCTTAATTACacaaaaatctgtcatcatttactcaccctgatggTGTTTAAACACTGCATAGTATTTTGCAgtgattttaagattttttagcAAGAAATGACTTAAGTTTCACACAAACTATTgatttcagaagacttggaatagaGTGCATAAGATATTACGGATTTGGATGTCTTTTTGTACTATACCAGCTGCGGTTTTCCATTTTCGCTGTACATGGAAAAGTGCAGTGTGgatattttgctaaataattCCAGGGATGTTCCACAGGGAAACAAAAGTCTAATCATGCATTTGGAGCGATATGAGGGTGAATGGacgatgacaggattttcatttttaggttaaATATCCTATTAAAAAATCCTATTGTTGCAGATCTTACCGCTCCCAGATCAACTATGAAGCAGTCACCATTGTTGAAACTGGCCCAGCCGTGATGCACTTCTGTGGCCCGGACAGTGCGCCTGCCCTTGATGTGGAAGAGTCGGCAGGCAGTAAGATCATTGGTGACCACGTGATGAAACCCTGATGCCACACCTCCGGCCTGAGAAGGTcggaaaattattattttttttaaacgttcCAGCTCTTTCttcttgtttttccatttttaaaccCTTTCCATTTATAAACCAGTGAGTCATTTTCATGCTGAGGCCAATTGCAACAGTGAGGAGTTGAATGTCCCCAAACACGTGCTATAACACAACATCCCCTCAGACCACGTATGTTTGTGAAAAACATAAGGTCCTATGTACAGTAGGAAGGTATTGGAGAAGCAGGTTTTACCTCACCcaaattgtaaacaaaaagaCTAATCCTAGATTTGCACTGTGAAGTCTAGGAAACATTTTCtcaatttgcaaataaatgcagcagcAATTGTCAGTCTTTCCATCAGTTTAAACAGCAGCTTTATGTTTGACCTAAGATAGGCCTGAAGTGAAGAATAATACGCTGCTGTTAGTCATTAGAGCACAAAAAGTACAAGAAAATTGTCGTCAGAGTAGGTCTAAAGTGTTATAAACTGTCTCAAACCTTATATGTGATCCCGCCTTTGAAGTAGCTGGTGAAGTTGGTGGACTCAAAACCTTGGAGTTCACGGTACTGGACTGGTTTTCCTCCCAGGTAGTCGTCCATCTGAATGGTAAAGATGGCTGCCGCTGTACTTTCATCTTGGGTGCATTCCTTACCTTGAAgcagagaaagaaacatcttttaCTTCTGTGGCCTGTTCATCCTTTTTTTCTTGTTCACATTCAGTTCATCAGCTGCATAAACATTGCATTTGCAAACCACATCGAGCTGTTTGTTTTCACACTTGATGACGACTGATATACAAAGTGTTTATTCACCAAGCATACATTTTTACACTTTAAAACCTGCTATGTTAGCTGTTGCCTGTGACCATAGATGTGTTGTCGGAGGTAAAGGCCTGTTCTATGCGATCTGTCCATTTTGTAGTAGGCTTTTTTAGGGTATATGACTTGGCAAGAAAGACATGATGGGCAGAAACATCATTAAGGAATCCATTTGCATTGGAAGTGGTTAATGACTCATAATGGAAgcggttgtgtgtgtgtgtgtgtgtggttatggCCACAAATACACTCAAGGCCAGAACATCTGTGATATTGACAGTTCTGAAACGTCTAATGGAGTAAAGAAAGTGCTTTATCTCAGCAGAGGAAGGAAGCCGTATTAAGTGCACACATGGTTTCTGGCAACTAAATGGCTTCTAAAGTTCTGTGATCTTCTTTGAGCAAGCTGGTGACATTAACAGAACTTTAATGTCATATTTGTTCTTGTAGTGACTGCCAGGGTAAAAGTAAAATGCATAAACCATGGTCATTCTCATCTTCATGAACTTCCTGTTTTCTGTTCTTTTGCAACTTGACCAcagaggtttatttttatttttttgaattgcTGTGAAACGGCTTTTTAAAGCAACCAAAGCACGTATGCCTGAGGCATCtccagtaaaaataaaaactcttatAAACAAGAGCATGACTCAGATCATTGGCAAATGAGAGTTTGCTATATTTTTAGTAATGTACTCTTCATGATTTTGAAAATCACATGACATTTTGATGTTATGAAAAGGtcaaattatgttattttaagagatttattcatctaGACCTATGTCACATTGAGGGTGCATCATTTGGTATGTTGACTGGACCACATAACTTATTAATCAGTAAAGCTTGTTTGttagaaattaacattaaaatactattttcatttattaaggctcttcaaaatatcaaactgaattttaattcagaaattaaaaacatggtCATCATACAGAATGTGACCCAGTACCCACTTATGAGAATAAACTTTACAACCTTCATAATTCTAAAGCGTAATTTTATAGGGGCCATATACTCTACTTTGCTCAGTCTATCTGCTGGCGTGTTTACAATGAGCACATTTGAGTATCATGTCAGCTATTTTGCCCTAGCCTTTCCTCAACCTTTTAAATAGTGActgagatttttttgtttgtttttttccaaataaCATTGAAATCATCATTCATACAGTTCTAGAATAGTTTGTGAATTCAGTTTGACTATACTGATACCCTACTGAACGTTAAGGTACTGGTCAAGCTACTGAGATTagtcattttactgtttaaCTGCAGAGTCACATGCAATATTAAGTAACAGAAAATATTCTACATAAagtatttaaacataaaaagttGATTCAAAACCTAAGCTCTTTTATAAATGACAGAAAATCCATTGCTTACCCAACCAGTAATGCAGATCGTAGAAGCACGAGTCCTTCTGTTTGACAGTGTGGAGCACCAGGTAGGCATCGCCAGTATAGAAGTTTCCATGTAAGTTTTCAGGCACAGGGGCCAGTTCTATCTTTTCAATTCTCCATATCTGTAGACCTGGGCGCTTGCCAGCCTGCTCAAACTCTTTGTGGTGAAGCCCCATGACTGAGAGAGGTCAGGTGCAGATGTGGTGAGAGACAGACAGTGTAGTTCTATGGTCTGACAGCACTGAATCAATAACAGCCGTGTGCAGATGTCTCCACTTTAAGTGGGTGTGTTCAGGAACACGGTGAAGTAGTTAAAtactcagagagagagagagagagagagagagggggaaatAAAGATATTGAGTATATCCAactgttttattgcatttcccTATTGCAGCTCTTATAAAACCATATTGACTctgatgaaaatgaaattaagaGAAAGTGCTGTCTGAAGTGATGTACAAAAATTTGATGTGAAGTTTGTTTCCATAATGAAGGGGAATTTAAtctaaaatagttaaaaatacattaatttatccTTTTGGTAGATGAGTGTCTACCATTTGGAATAAATAGCAAATATGCCAAAGGACTTCCAAGATATTGGGCACCCTCCAAAGGTTAGGGTGCCAGTAGGGCCGTAACTGGGCCCCGGTGCAGTTTGTAGCTGTGGACCCTGGTGGAAATAACAAAATTTGGAATTTTTAATTAAgagaaaagaaattaataattgcaagatataaactcagaattataaGATAAGAAAAAATCCAAAATTCTGAGTGTATCTTGCgattctttatttgttttattcagcGTAAACAGGCTTTTCTATATGGGAGACtgcataatacaaaatatattcagagCTTTTGAGCATCTCTCACTGTTGCACTACAAGGATCGCACATATTTTGCACATTGTGATGTATACACCACCAcatttcctcattttttttgtgtatgcATGCACATCTAACAGTTAGTCCCAAagaaattttacattaaaacctTTTCTGAGGACATAAGTACACAAATAGTAGTAGATGAGACACTGTCACAacttattttcataaatattgcatatttatcATAAAATAGGTTGAAAATAT
This portion of the Onychostoma macrolepis isolate SWU-2019 chromosome 19, ASM1243209v1, whole genome shotgun sequence genome encodes:
- the scin gene encoding adseverin encodes the protein MGLHHKEFEQAGKRPGLQIWRIEKIELAPVPENLHGNFYTGDAYLVLHTVKQKDSCFYDLHYWLGKECTQDESTAAAIFTIQMDDYLGGKPVQYRELQGFESTNFTSYFKGGITYKAGGVASGFHHVVTNDLTACRLFHIKGRRTVRATEVHHGWASFNNGDCFIVDLGAMIYQWCGSKCNKFERLKAAQVATGIRDNERNGRAQLVVVEDGHEPAAMMKVLGEKPEIPEGDDNEDVVADMSNRKMAKLFMVSDATGKMQVSLVSDENPFNQSELLSEECFILDHGKSKMIFVWKGRNANPDERKEAMNTAEGFIKQMGYPANTQIQVLPEGGEMPIFKQFFKTWKEKDQAEGLGRVYVTERIAKIKQEVFDASKLHKSNQMAAQYNMVDNGTGKTQIWRVECGNTTGDTKVPVDPETYGQFYGGDCYIILYTYTKGEIIYTWQGSSSTIDELTASAFLTVELDHSLGGKAVQVRVTQGKEPPHLLSLFKDKPLIVYKNGTSRKGGQATAPPTRLFQVRKNLGTITRICEVDAKASSLNSNDAYLLKLPKGDGYLWKGKGASEDEERGAKYICEKLKCKYKPITEGNEPEDFWKALGGKMKYQTSEMLESKSIAHPPRLFACSNKTGKFIIEEVPGEFNQDDLAEDDVMLLDVWDQVFVWIGKDANEVERTESVISAKTYIETDPSGRDKGTSVVVVKQGHEPPTFTGWFLGWDASRWDSDLMARAVQSLQV